In one window of Nocardioides panacisoli DNA:
- the cofD gene encoding 2-phospho-L-lactate transferase — protein sequence MVGTVQKLTVLSGGMGGARFLEGLRHGVRAGTLPGVASDAEVTVVANTADDWWIHGLKVCPDLDTVMYTLGDGIDPERGWGRREETWSVKGELAAYGVEPTWFGLGDRDVATHLVRTQMLDAGYTLSEVTEALCQRWQPGVRLLPMTDDRVETHIAIADPDSPSGQRVVHFQEYWVRLRAQVTAETVAVVGLDRATPAPGVLEAITGADLVIVPPSNPVVSVGTILGVPGIRDALRSTPAPVVGISPIIGRRHVRGMAEQMLNAVGVEVSAAGVGTMYGARSAEGILDGWLVDESDAGDVATVTEAGIACAARPLLMADPETTAAMAADAMALVTTP from the coding sequence ATGGTTGGCACCGTGCAGAAGTTGACCGTGCTCTCCGGCGGGATGGGCGGCGCGAGGTTCCTCGAGGGACTGCGCCACGGCGTCCGGGCGGGCACCCTACCCGGCGTCGCCAGCGACGCCGAGGTCACGGTGGTGGCCAACACCGCCGACGACTGGTGGATCCACGGCCTCAAGGTCTGCCCCGACCTGGACACCGTGATGTACACCCTCGGCGACGGCATCGACCCCGAGCGTGGCTGGGGACGCCGTGAGGAGACCTGGAGCGTCAAGGGCGAGCTGGCGGCGTACGGCGTGGAGCCGACGTGGTTCGGGCTCGGCGACCGCGACGTCGCCACGCACCTGGTGCGCACCCAGATGCTCGACGCGGGCTACACGCTCTCGGAGGTCACCGAGGCGCTGTGCCAACGCTGGCAGCCCGGCGTCCGGCTCCTCCCGATGACCGACGACCGCGTCGAGACCCACATCGCCATCGCCGACCCGGACTCCCCCAGCGGGCAGCGCGTCGTGCACTTCCAGGAGTACTGGGTGCGGCTGCGTGCGCAGGTGACCGCCGAGACCGTCGCGGTCGTCGGCCTGGACCGTGCGACGCCGGCGCCCGGCGTGCTCGAGGCGATCACCGGAGCCGACCTGGTGATCGTGCCGCCCTCCAACCCCGTCGTGTCGGTCGGCACCATCCTGGGTGTGCCCGGGATCCGCGACGCCCTCCGCAGCACCCCGGCGCCGGTCGTGGGCATCTCCCCCATCATCGGCCGCCGCCACGTCCGCGGCATGGCCGAGCAGATGCTCAACGCCGTCGGCGTCGAGGTCAGCGCCGCCGGCGTCGGCACCATGTACGGCGCCCGGTCGGCCGAGGGCATCCTGGACGGCTGGCTGGTCGACGAGTCCGACGCCGGGGACGTCGCGACCGTCACCGAGGCCGG
- a CDS encoding WhiB family transcriptional regulator, translating into MRELFLVEDGTEELGWQERALCAQTDPEAFFPEKGGSTREAKKVCQTCEVRIECLEAALENDERFGIWGGLSERERRKLKKQATAV; encoded by the coding sequence GTGAGGGAACTTTTTCTGGTCGAGGACGGCACCGAAGAGCTGGGGTGGCAGGAGCGCGCACTGTGCGCGCAGACCGACCCGGAGGCGTTCTTCCCCGAGAAGGGGGGGTCCACCCGCGAGGCGAAGAAGGTCTGCCAGACCTGCGAGGTCCGCATCGAGTGCCTCGAGGCGGCACTGGAGAACGACGAGCGGTTCGGCATCTGGGGCGGCCTGTCCGAGCGTGAGCGTCGCAAGCTGAAGAAGCAGGCCACCGCGGTCTGA
- a CDS encoding glycosyltransferase, whose product MSAAVPATDVVAILVSHDGATWLPSVLAGLAEQTHAPSGVVAVDTGSKDDSRRLLEEAHPGSVLGVQRHTAYPEAVDAALTHLREQGEQPEWVWLLHDDSRPAPTALAALLAAAADRPDADLLGPKLREWPSLRRLLEFGVTMSGTGRRETGLERGEYDQGQYAEVREVFAVHSAGMLVRRRVLEQLGGFDEHLPIFGNDLDLGWRAASAGHTTLAVPDAVVFHAEAAHRGIRSTPLTGRHTHFQERRAALHTLLVNSHGWRFWWRAVRLVLASLLRVLGFLVVRSPGEAADELAALAAVYARPGQVFAGRRARRRARGDAPPDLDRVRRLFAPWWLPYRHGLDFVVDLVAAASNQAADVAERRRIAAAERDPAKQAPRHSSDEEDLVDSGWVVRFLTDPIAVLLAVLGLAYLVGARDVLGPVVGQALSAAPTDTGAWWQLHTSAVHPVEFGSEVPAPAHVPLLAVLATVTGGPAAAVSLTFLLSVPIALWGAWRFLRVGTRFLSRYGAPRWMLLGGSLGYAVLPLVSGAWDTGRLGIVVVAALLPWLAHAALGFADPAPDRRHQAGWRCGLVLAVGAAAAPVLWWCWLLLLVVALVVVATAARPVLADRTAWLPPVVALLVPAVLLAPWWLPALVTDSAGLLLLDVGRWPTPDLTGTGLGLGRFGDSGAPAWLGLVAPVLALLALVPRPTRLPVLLCWVVATLALVTGLALGSLRVAPLDQQPGLGVPMLLAHASWVAAAVLAGHALLTTRLPAIGRGVLIGGVVLGLAAPALGAAWFVGWGGAQLRDERPTDIPAYMAERAESGDQYGVLVVEGSVADGVTYRVYRDEGLTLGRDQVAAFTAEDPEVTAMVTELATAPNREVIGQLAERGIAFIVMPAPVDGTVAVGIDATGGVRRASAEDRSTRAWRLLDEPAADAVVAEGSPSRTALLLLQGLALPVVVVLSLPTIRRARP is encoded by the coding sequence GTGTCCGCCGCCGTACCTGCCACCGACGTGGTGGCGATCCTCGTCAGCCACGACGGGGCGACGTGGCTGCCCTCGGTCCTGGCGGGCCTCGCCGAGCAGACGCACGCCCCGTCGGGCGTCGTCGCCGTGGACACCGGCAGCAAGGACGACAGTCGCCGCCTGCTGGAGGAGGCCCACCCGGGTTCGGTGCTGGGCGTCCAGCGCCACACCGCCTACCCGGAGGCCGTCGACGCCGCCCTCACCCACCTGCGTGAGCAGGGCGAGCAGCCCGAATGGGTGTGGCTGCTGCACGACGACTCCCGCCCGGCGCCCACGGCCCTGGCGGCCCTCCTCGCGGCCGCCGCCGACCGGCCCGACGCCGACTTGCTCGGTCCCAAGCTCCGTGAGTGGCCCTCGCTGCGCCGCCTGCTCGAGTTCGGCGTGACGATGAGCGGCACGGGTCGGCGCGAGACCGGCCTGGAGCGCGGCGAGTACGACCAGGGCCAGTACGCCGAGGTCCGCGAGGTCTTCGCGGTCCACTCCGCCGGCATGCTCGTCCGGCGCCGGGTGCTGGAGCAGCTCGGCGGCTTCGACGAGCACCTGCCGATCTTCGGTAACGACCTCGACCTGGGCTGGCGTGCCGCGTCGGCCGGCCACACCACGCTCGCGGTCCCCGACGCGGTCGTCTTCCACGCCGAGGCCGCCCATCGCGGCATCCGCTCCACCCCGCTCACCGGCCGCCACACCCACTTCCAGGAACGACGGGCCGCACTCCACACGCTGCTGGTCAACTCCCACGGCTGGCGGTTCTGGTGGCGCGCCGTACGCCTGGTGCTCGCCTCGTTGTTGCGGGTGCTCGGATTCCTGGTCGTCCGGTCCCCGGGCGAGGCCGCCGACGAGCTCGCGGCCTTGGCCGCGGTCTACGCCCGCCCCGGACAGGTGTTCGCCGGCCGCCGGGCACGACGTCGTGCCCGTGGTGACGCCCCGCCCGACCTCGACCGGGTCCGACGACTCTTCGCTCCGTGGTGGCTGCCCTACCGCCACGGGCTGGACTTCGTCGTCGACCTCGTGGCGGCCGCCTCCAACCAGGCGGCCGACGTGGCCGAGCGTCGCCGCATCGCCGCGGCCGAGCGCGACCCCGCCAAACAGGCGCCCCGACACAGCAGCGACGAGGAGGACCTCGTCGACTCCGGCTGGGTGGTGCGCTTCCTCACCGACCCGATCGCGGTGCTCCTCGCCGTGCTCGGCCTGGCCTACCTCGTCGGTGCGCGGGACGTCCTCGGTCCCGTGGTCGGTCAGGCGCTGTCAGCGGCGCCCACCGACACCGGTGCCTGGTGGCAGCTGCACACCTCGGCCGTGCACCCCGTCGAGTTCGGCAGCGAGGTGCCCGCACCCGCGCACGTGCCCCTGCTGGCCGTGCTCGCGACGGTGACCGGTGGCCCCGCCGCCGCGGTGTCGCTCACGTTCCTGCTCTCGGTGCCGATCGCACTGTGGGGCGCGTGGCGCTTCCTGCGGGTCGGGACCCGCTTCCTCAGCCGCTACGGCGCGCCGCGCTGGATGCTGCTCGGCGGCTCGCTGGGCTACGCGGTGCTGCCGCTGGTCTCGGGCGCCTGGGACACCGGTCGACTCGGGATCGTCGTGGTGGCCGCGCTCCTGCCGTGGCTCGCCCACGCCGCCCTCGGCTTCGCCGACCCCGCCCCGGACCGGCGCCACCAGGCCGGCTGGCGGTGCGGCCTGGTGCTGGCCGTCGGCGCCGCCGCGGCGCCGGTGCTGTGGTGGTGCTGGCTCCTGCTGCTGGTGGTGGCACTGGTCGTCGTCGCGACGGCGGCGCGACCGGTGCTGGCCGACCGCACCGCGTGGCTGCCGCCCGTCGTGGCGCTGCTGGTCCCGGCGGTGCTCCTCGCCCCGTGGTGGCTGCCGGCACTGGTCACCGACTCCGCCGGCCTGCTGCTGCTCGACGTCGGTCGCTGGCCGACGCCGGACCTGACCGGCACCGGGCTCGGGCTCGGCCGGTTCGGCGACAGCGGCGCCCCGGCATGGCTCGGCCTCGTCGCCCCGGTCCTCGCGCTGCTCGCCCTCGTGCCGCGTCCCACCCGCCTCCCGGTCCTGCTGTGCTGGGTCGTGGCGACGCTGGCGCTCGTCACCGGGCTCGCCCTCGGCTCGCTGCGCGTGGCGCCGCTGGACCAGCAGCCCGGCCTGGGCGTCCCGATGCTGCTGGCACACGCCAGCTGGGTCGCCGCCGCCGTGCTCGCCGGCCACGCGCTGCTCACGACCCGCCTGCCCGCGATCGGTCGTGGCGTCCTGATCGGCGGCGTGGTGCTGGGCCTGGCCGCGCCGGCGCTGGGAGCCGCCTGGTTCGTCGGCTGGGGTGGCGCACAGCTGCGCGACGAGCGTCCCACCGACATCCCGGCGTACATGGCCGAGCGTGCGGAGTCCGGTGACCAGTACGGCGTGCTGGTCGTGGAGGGCTCGGTCGCCGACGGCGTCACCTACCGGGTGTACCGCGACGAGGGTCTCACCCTCGGCCGCGACCAGGTCGCCGCCTTCACCGCGGAGGACCCGGAGGTCACCGCGATGGTCACCGAGCTGGCCACCGCCCCCAACCGCGAGGTGATCGGCCAGCTGGCCGAGCGTGGCATCGCCTTCATCGTCATGCCCGCCCCGGTGGACGGCACCGTCGCGGTGGGCATCGACGCGACCGGCGGCGTACGCCGCGCCAGCGCCGAGGACCGGTCCACCCGCGCCTGGCGCCTGCTGGACGAACCCGCGGCCGACGCCGTCGTCGCAGAGGGCTCGCCCTCCCGTACCGCGCTCCTGCTGCTGCAGGGCCTCGCGCTGCCGGTGGTCGTCGTCCTCAGCCTGCCCACGATCCGGAGGGCCCGCCCATGA
- a CDS encoding DUF5719 family protein: MTGRSAPRRLDPVIALAVLLPLLALLSVALLQPTAPEQTVTGPSSAALNRLSVACPTPVQRPAGDLQLTRGAGGGDGPVQLRVNRDDRLESRDRVRVDDGVTEAPDSGGAAVATGRGDAAPGLVAGRDEAGAVPECRSPWYDDWFVGAGATARQATVIELVNPDASAAVVNIDVHGPTGPIEDASWSGVTVPGNGVRWVRLAERPARRAIAAHVQVDQGRVRAFARHTFDRLGQGTATTDYLHAQQQPAEENLLLGVPTRGAQRSLFLANPGDDEVRATVRIVTEQSTLVPSGTERITVPPRAHVQFPLADLLDADAAEGALGLLVESTAPVVAGARGLVDRDLVAVGPATAYDEPMTAVVPTGQKTLIAGGASRTGVVRVTATAADGRTIWDGKRFEIAADQALRVELPDPAVRVQVVGRRTPVAATVLVDDRRGRGTVRLAPAPVEAEVPDVRPAR, translated from the coding sequence ATGACCGGCCGCAGCGCACCCCGTCGGCTCGACCCCGTGATCGCCTTGGCGGTCCTCCTGCCGCTGCTCGCGCTGCTCAGCGTCGCGCTGCTGCAGCCGACCGCCCCGGAGCAGACGGTCACCGGACCCAGCTCGGCAGCGCTCAACCGACTCTCGGTCGCCTGCCCGACCCCGGTCCAGCGCCCGGCCGGGGACCTCCAACTCACCCGGGGAGCCGGTGGCGGCGATGGGCCCGTCCAGCTGCGGGTCAACCGCGACGACCGCCTCGAGTCCCGCGACCGCGTCCGTGTGGACGACGGCGTCACCGAGGCTCCCGACAGTGGCGGGGCCGCCGTGGCCACCGGTCGCGGCGACGCGGCACCGGGCCTGGTCGCCGGACGCGACGAGGCCGGCGCGGTGCCGGAGTGCCGCAGCCCCTGGTACGACGACTGGTTCGTCGGCGCCGGTGCAACGGCGCGGCAGGCGACCGTGATCGAGCTGGTCAACCCCGACGCGTCGGCGGCCGTGGTCAACATCGACGTCCACGGCCCGACCGGCCCCATCGAGGACGCCTCGTGGAGCGGGGTCACGGTGCCCGGGAACGGCGTGCGGTGGGTCCGGCTCGCCGAGCGCCCGGCACGCCGCGCGATCGCGGCGCACGTCCAGGTCGACCAGGGCCGGGTGCGTGCGTTCGCGCGCCACACCTTCGACCGGCTGGGCCAGGGCACGGCCACGACGGACTACCTCCACGCCCAGCAGCAGCCCGCCGAGGAGAACCTGCTGCTCGGCGTACCGACGCGGGGCGCGCAGCGGTCGCTGTTCCTGGCCAACCCCGGCGACGACGAGGTACGGGCGACGGTGCGGATCGTCACCGAGCAGTCGACGTTGGTGCCCAGCGGGACCGAACGGATCACGGTGCCACCGCGTGCCCACGTCCAGTTCCCGCTGGCCGACCTGCTCGACGCCGATGCCGCCGAGGGTGCGCTCGGGCTGCTGGTGGAGTCCACGGCGCCCGTCGTCGCGGGAGCCCGCGGCCTGGTCGACCGGGACCTCGTCGCGGTCGGGCCCGCGACGGCGTACGACGAGCCGATGACGGCGGTCGTGCCCACCGGCCAGAAGACGCTGATCGCCGGCGGCGCGAGCCGGACCGGCGTCGTCCGGGTGACCGCGACCGCGGCGGACGGACGCACCATCTGGGACGGGAAGCGGTTCGAGATCGCCGCCGACCAGGCCCTGCGGGTGGAGCTCCCGGACCCGGCGGTGCGGGTCCAGGTGGTCGGTCGGCGGACGCCGGTGGCCGCCACGGTGTTGGTCGACGACCGACGGGGCAGGGGCACCGTGCGGTTGGCGCCGGCACCTGTCGAGGCCGAGGTCCCCGACGTCCGGCCTGCCCGGTAG
- a CDS encoding metallopeptidase family protein, protein MQPDDFDATDHVRRVRRDRRARGMRGPAVLPLRPGHRPPRPRGSREYFDQLVLDVVAEVDGQWSEELGLVEYAVEDTPQLPDDWTTRSVPLSSLVRGTGARPTRLVVFRRPIERRARDRADLEAMVLTVVVEQVAELLGIPPERVDPRYG, encoded by the coding sequence GTGCAGCCGGACGATTTCGACGCCACCGACCACGTCCGGCGGGTCCGACGCGACCGGCGGGCGCGCGGCATGCGGGGCCCCGCAGTGCTCCCCCTCCGCCCCGGTCACCGGCCGCCGCGCCCACGCGGCAGCCGCGAGTACTTCGACCAGCTCGTGCTCGACGTCGTCGCCGAGGTCGACGGCCAGTGGTCCGAGGAGCTGGGGCTGGTCGAGTACGCCGTCGAGGACACCCCGCAGCTGCCCGACGACTGGACGACGCGCTCCGTGCCGCTGTCCTCGCTGGTCCGCGGCACGGGGGCGCGACCGACCCGGCTGGTGGTCTTCCGCCGCCCGATCGAGCGGCGGGCCCGCGATCGCGCCGACCTGGAGGCGATGGTCCTGACGGTGGTCGTCGAGCAGGTGGCCGAGCTGCTCGGCATCCCCCCGGAGCGGGTCGACCCGCGCTACGGCTGA
- a CDS encoding DUF3499 domain-containing protein: MSLARRCSRTACARPAIATLTYVYADKTAVLGPLATYAEPHAYDLCETHSERLSAPRGWEVLRLAIDSGEPEPSEDDLLALANAVREAARPIQEPPPPPVRETGREVARKGHLRVLTSD; this comes from the coding sequence GTGAGTTTGGCCCGACGGTGTTCCCGGACGGCATGTGCACGTCCCGCGATCGCGACCCTGACCTATGTCTATGCGGACAAGACCGCGGTGCTGGGTCCGCTGGCCACCTATGCCGAGCCCCACGCCTACGACCTGTGCGAGACCCACAGCGAGCGGCTCTCGGCACCGCGTGGCTGGGAGGTGCTCCGGCTGGCGATCGACTCCGGCGAGCCCGAGCCCAGCGAGGACGACCTGCTGGCCCTGGCCAACGCCGTGCGCGAGGCGGCGCGGCCGATCCAGGAGCCGCCCCCGCCGCCGGTCCGGGAGACCGGTCGGGAGGTGGCCCGCAAGGGTCACCTGCGGGTGCTGACCTCCGACTGA
- a CDS encoding phosphomannomutase/phosphoglucomutase, which produces MASTCSPENLAAVFKAYDVRGTVPDQLDDDFARAAGAAFVQVLQAPAIVVGYDMRPSSPDLAGAFADGATAAGADVTMVGLASTDQLYFASGHLELPGAMFTASHNPAQYNGIKLCRALAQPVGQDSGLAEIRDRMAAGEAPTVAGTGSVKSHDVLHAYAAHLLSLAPIKGRQLKVVVDAGNGMAGHTAPAVFERIADQIEVVPMYFELDGTFPHHEANPIEAANLVDLQERVVAEGADAGLAFDGDADRCFVIDERGRAVSPSTLTALIATRELEKEPGATVIHNLITSRAVPEIVAEQGGTPVRTRVGHSFIKTTMAETDAVFGGEHSGHFYFRDFWRADSGMLAALHALAALAEGDLPLSALLAEYERYPMSGEINSEVEDQQAVLTELEATYGARDGVSLDHLDGLSISHADWSLNVRASNTEPLLRLNAEGKDEATMTEVRDEALAIIRSGR; this is translated from the coding sequence ATGGCGTCGACCTGTTCCCCGGAGAACCTCGCGGCCGTCTTCAAGGCCTACGACGTGCGCGGCACCGTCCCGGACCAACTCGACGACGACTTCGCGCGCGCCGCCGGCGCGGCCTTCGTCCAGGTCCTGCAGGCGCCGGCGATCGTGGTGGGTTACGACATGCGCCCGAGCTCGCCGGACCTCGCCGGGGCGTTCGCCGACGGTGCGACGGCCGCCGGCGCCGACGTCACCATGGTGGGCCTGGCCTCGACCGACCAGCTGTACTTCGCCTCCGGGCACCTGGAGCTCCCGGGAGCCATGTTCACCGCGAGCCACAACCCGGCGCAGTACAACGGCATCAAGCTGTGCCGTGCCCTGGCCCAGCCGGTGGGGCAGGACAGCGGCCTCGCCGAGATCCGCGACCGGATGGCGGCGGGGGAGGCCCCGACCGTCGCCGGCACCGGGTCGGTGAAGTCCCACGACGTGCTGCACGCCTACGCCGCACACCTGCTCTCGCTGGCCCCGATCAAGGGACGCCAGCTCAAGGTGGTCGTCGATGCCGGCAACGGCATGGCCGGTCACACCGCGCCCGCGGTCTTCGAGCGCATCGCGGACCAGATCGAGGTGGTCCCGATGTACTTCGAGCTCGACGGCACCTTCCCCCACCACGAGGCGAATCCCATCGAGGCCGCCAACCTCGTCGACCTCCAGGAGCGGGTGGTCGCCGAGGGCGCCGACGCCGGTCTGGCCTTCGACGGCGACGCCGACCGCTGCTTCGTCATCGACGAGCGGGGTCGCGCGGTGTCGCCCTCGACGCTCACCGCACTCATCGCGACCCGCGAGCTCGAGAAGGAGCCCGGGGCCACGGTGATCCACAACCTGATCACCTCGCGCGCCGTACCGGAGATCGTCGCCGAGCAGGGCGGCACACCGGTCCGCACCCGGGTCGGCCACTCCTTCATCAAGACGACCATGGCCGAGACCGACGCGGTCTTCGGTGGCGAGCACAGCGGACACTTCTACTTCCGCGACTTCTGGCGCGCGGACTCCGGCATGCTCGCCGCGCTCCACGCGCTCGCGGCCCTGGCCGAGGGCGACCTGCCGCTGTCGGCCCTGCTCGCGGAGTACGAGCGGTACCCGATGAGCGGCGAGATCAACTCCGAGGTCGAGGACCAGCAGGCGGTCCTGACCGAACTGGAGGCCACCTACGGTGCCCGTGACGGCGTCAGCCTGGACCACCTGGACGGGCTCAGTATCAGCCACGCCGACTGGTCCCTCAACGTGCGGGCCAGCAACACCGAGCCGCTGCTGCGGCTCAACGCGGAGGGGAAGGACGAAGCGACCATGACCGAGGTGCGCGACGAGGCGCTGGCGATCATCAGGAGTGGCCGATGA
- a CDS encoding Trm112 family protein yields MSESVLPQELLDIIVCPDCHGALTPAPSTLTCTGCGLVYPIRDQIPVLLVDEATRPTP; encoded by the coding sequence ATGAGCGAGTCCGTGCTGCCCCAGGAGCTGCTGGACATCATCGTGTGCCCGGACTGCCACGGTGCCCTGACCCCCGCCCCCTCGACGCTGACCTGCACCGGCTGCGGCCTGGTGTACCCGATCCGGGACCAGATCCCGGTCCTCCTCGTCGACGAGGCGACCCGCCCCACCCCATGA
- a CDS encoding SIS domain-containing protein, which produces MNWFDESRLDDETALGTVDLRLRTLAESGSRVRREAAAAEEALGEAVARASDARPRAVIAAGPDSRLLRAVLEPWCPVPFVAWPNPGLPGWAGSLDLVVVLAPEGADAGAASAVAEAVRRGCQVVVACPASSMVAEHAAGRWSTVLPTVTGDQLATAVVMLGFLHQVALGPEAQPAEVAASLDSVAMDCSPHRDISINQGKMLAISLADASPLLWGGSVLAARAARRVAENIRRSAGRTALAGDAEHLLPVIEAARPRDVFADPFADEVGEGRPVLVLLDDRDDDPVVAEQRSVLLEAARDHDVRVESITSDAEGDVARYASLLLEGTYAAQYLGLGLVPS; this is translated from the coding sequence ATGAACTGGTTCGACGAGTCCCGCCTCGACGACGAGACCGCGCTGGGCACGGTCGACCTCCGGCTCCGCACCCTGGCCGAGTCCGGGTCGCGCGTACGCCGTGAGGCGGCCGCCGCCGAGGAGGCACTGGGCGAGGCCGTGGCGCGGGCGTCGGACGCACGTCCGCGCGCGGTGATCGCCGCGGGCCCGGACTCCCGCCTGTTGCGGGCCGTGCTCGAGCCGTGGTGCCCGGTGCCCTTCGTCGCCTGGCCCAACCCCGGATTGCCCGGCTGGGCGGGCAGCCTGGACCTCGTGGTCGTGCTGGCGCCCGAGGGCGCGGACGCCGGTGCTGCGTCGGCGGTGGCCGAGGCGGTGCGGCGCGGTTGCCAGGTGGTGGTCGCCTGTCCGGCGTCGTCGATGGTGGCCGAGCACGCCGCCGGGCGCTGGAGCACGGTCCTGCCGACGGTCACCGGCGACCAGCTCGCCACGGCCGTGGTCATGCTCGGGTTCCTCCACCAGGTCGCACTTGGCCCCGAGGCGCAGCCGGCCGAGGTCGCCGCCTCCCTGGACTCGGTCGCGATGGACTGCTCGCCCCACCGCGACATCTCCATCAACCAGGGCAAGATGCTCGCGATCTCCCTCGCCGATGCCAGTCCACTGCTGTGGGGTGGGTCGGTGCTGGCCGCGCGTGCGGCACGGCGGGTCGCCGAGAACATCCGGCGCTCGGCCGGGCGCACCGCGCTCGCGGGCGACGCCGAGCACCTGCTGCCGGTGATCGAGGCCGCTCGGCCGCGCGACGTCTTCGCCGACCCGTTCGCCGACGAGGTCGGGGAGGGGCGACCGGTGCTGGTGCTGCTCGACGACCGGGACGACGACCCGGTGGTCGCCGAGCAGCGTTCGGTGCTGCTCGAGGCCGCTCGGGACCACGACGTACGTGTGGAATCCATCACGTCCGACGCCGAGGGTGATGTCGCCCGATACGCCTCATTGCTGCTGGAAGGCACCTATGCGGCGCAGTACCTGGGCCTGGGGTTGGTGCCTTCCTGA
- a CDS encoding acyltransferase family protein, with translation MSAPTASRDPWFDNAKMALVTLVVIGHVWAVLPQTALTRNLYDFVYLWHMPAFVLVAGYLSRSFDYSPRRLRALVRTVAVPYLVFEGLLALYRTQVGGEEMENLFLDPHWPMWFLVALFCWRLMTPVFRSMPGAVPVAVLLSLSAGMWASSDTLDVARIFGLLPFFVIGLVATPERFEALRGQAPRVLALVAFAAIALVSANTDRFASTEWLYYRTAYDDMGAADDQGMLTRLALLGIGLVGALACLALMPRRDGWFARMGSASIVVYLVHGFAVKTAVYAGFGGWSESHPWLGLLLGTAGAILVALFLAWSPVTRRLEVLVDPVGSWQRLRTRRREARREPERDEGAPVAERV, from the coding sequence ATGTCTGCCCCCACTGCCTCACGGGACCCCTGGTTCGACAACGCCAAGATGGCCCTGGTCACGCTGGTCGTGATCGGCCACGTCTGGGCGGTGCTGCCGCAGACCGCGCTCACGCGCAATCTCTACGACTTCGTCTACCTGTGGCACATGCCGGCGTTCGTGCTGGTGGCGGGCTACCTGTCGCGGTCCTTCGACTACTCGCCGCGCCGACTGCGTGCGCTGGTGCGGACCGTGGCCGTGCCCTACCTCGTCTTCGAGGGCCTGCTCGCCCTCTACCGGACCCAGGTCGGTGGCGAGGAGATGGAGAACCTCTTCCTCGACCCGCACTGGCCGATGTGGTTCCTCGTGGCGCTGTTCTGCTGGCGACTGATGACACCGGTGTTCCGCTCGATGCCGGGCGCCGTCCCGGTGGCGGTCCTGCTGAGCCTCAGTGCGGGCATGTGGGCCTCCAGCGACACCCTCGATGTCGCCCGCATCTTCGGCCTGCTGCCCTTCTTCGTGATCGGGCTGGTGGCCACGCCGGAGCGGTTCGAGGCGCTGCGCGGGCAGGCTCCGCGGGTCCTGGCGTTGGTGGCGTTCGCGGCGATCGCACTCGTCTCGGCCAACACCGACCGCTTCGCGAGCACCGAGTGGCTCTACTACCGCACGGCGTACGACGACATGGGCGCCGCGGACGACCAGGGCATGCTCACCCGACTGGCCCTGCTGGGCATCGGCCTGGTGGGTGCGCTGGCCTGCCTGGCGCTGATGCCGCGGCGCGACGGCTGGTTCGCCCGGATGGGGTCGGCCTCGATCGTGGTCTACCTGGTGCACGGGTTCGCAGTGAAGACGGCCGTGTACGCCGGCTTCGGCGGCTGGTCGGAGAGCCACCCGTGGCTCGGCCTGCTGCTGGGCACCGCGGGCGCGATCCTCGTGGCCCTGTTCCTGGCCTGGTCGCCGGTCACCCGGCGGCTGGAGGTCCTCGTCGATCCCGTCGGGTCCTGGCAACGCCTGCGGACCCGCCGGCGCGAGGCCCGCCGGGAGCCGGAGCGCGATGAAGGGGCGCCGGTCGCCGAGCGCGTCTGA